A stretch of Channa argus isolate prfri chromosome 16, Channa argus male v1.0, whole genome shotgun sequence DNA encodes these proteins:
- the evla gene encoding enah/Vasp-like a isoform X5, translating into MISPEISPGVLRRVSSAIIVLSPVVQRQNGPSSEESEAQRRMMEQHQMQAHKERERRTSGSVVSTLQYKVSSNPTYPDTPPEYRQYRASTLPPSYVRVASSSPPSSSPCQEKEVGAARDKAQLSSQLSTSLASAFSPVQAGVTTQGRQVRQIPLSPPTAARHLHLQQQQDMMPPPKHGTWSASHLQQMYAQLPPSSSPPVMVAMPVKQGLPPQPVLPVAHPLPPLNTRMKPPPLDQSAVTGPHQYPQHQPHSHTNGQPDESYSPHSQHLPLTPQYCEAIPLPPLIGQTGPGPAPTHQPQYPSTFHPQQQHQQQQQVYHQQAQAPTTTASSSSPPSYTAMSDGGSPKKTPSPVPQQAPMSSSSPPASAGHPSMLSVAPPPAAAPAPMAGPPAPPPPPGPPPPMAVPPPMPPPLPTGGGPPGGPPGVQHQPSGLAAALAGAKLRKVHRDESSPPGSGGKSDSNRSSGGSGGGGEGLMQEMNALLARRRKASEKPDEDDSSGRGQQNSTDAVKKPWERSNSAEKSSLVSRVRPIGSTSESDTEFDRMKQEILDEVVRELHKVKDEIIYAIRQEISRISTS; encoded by the exons ATGATAAGTCCAGAGATTTCTCCTGGTGTCCTCAGACGTGTTTCCTCAGCCATCATCGTCCTCA GTCCAGTTGTCCAGCGCCAAAATGGGCCATCTTCAGAGGAAAGTGAGGCACAGAGGAG GATGATGGAGCAACATCAGATGCAGGCACACAAAGAGAGGGAGCGACGAACATCAGGATCAG TCGTTTCCACTCTCCAATATAAAGTCTCCTCCAATCCCACCTACCCAGATACCCCTCCTGAGTACAGACAGTACAGAGCTAGCACACTACCACCTTCCTACGTCCGCGtggcctcctcctctcctccctcctcctctccctgtcAGGAGAAAGAGGTGGGGGCTGCTAGGGACAAGGCCCAGCTCTCCTCCCAGCTCTCCACCTCGCTTGCCTCAGCCTTTTCCCCAGTCCAGGCAGGAGTGACCACCCAGGGCCGACAGGTCCGTCAGATCCCCCTGTCTCCACCCACAGCAGCCCGCCACCTACACCTTCAACAGCAACAAGACATGATGCCGCCCCCTAAACACGGCACCTGGTCTGCCTCTCATTTGCAGCAAATGTACGCACAGTTGCCCCCATCCTCTTCCCCTCCAGTTATGGTGGCCATGCCTGTGAAGCAGGGTTTGCCCCCACAGCCCGTCCTCCCAGTGGCTCACCCACTCCCACCCCTGAACACTAGGATGAAGCCCCCACCTCTTGACCAGAGTGCTGTCACGGGCCCTCACCAGTACCCACAGCACCAACCCCACTCTCACACCAACGGCCAGCCAGATGAGTCCTACTCTCCTCATTCTCAGCATCTGCCACTCACCCCGCAGTACTGCGAGGCCATCCCACTGCCTCCTCTGATAGGTCAGACAGGCCCAGGGCCTGCCCCCACCCACCAGCCCCAGTACCCATCCACCTTCCACCctcaacagcagcatcaacaacaacaacaggtgTACCACCAGCAAGCCCAGGCCCCCACCACCacagcttcctcctcctcacccccCTCTTACACTGCCATGTCTGATGGGGGCTCACCCAAGAAGACCCCCTCCCCTGTCCCCCAGCAGGCCCCAATGTCCAGCAGCA GCCCCCCTGCCTCTGCAGGTCACCCATCTATGCTGTCTGTGGCTCCTCCACCAGCTGCAGCTCCAGCACCCATGGCTGGTCCTCCAGCTCCACCGCCACCACCAGGTCCACCACCCCCAATGGCAGTACCCCCACCCATGCCCCCTCCACTGCCCACTGGAGGAGGGCCTCCTGGCGGACCACCAGGGGTCCAGCACCAACCCTCAGGACTGGCTGCAGCATTGGCTGGAGCCAAACTACGTAAAGTACATAGG GATGAAAGCAGCCCCCCTGGGTCGGGTGGCAAAAGTGACTCTAACCGGTCAAGTGGtggcagtggtggtggtggagagggACTGATGCAGGAGATGAATGCCTTACTAGCTCGCAG ACGGAAAGCTTCTGAGAAACCCGATGAG GATGACTCTAGTGGCCGAGGTCAGCAGAACTCTACCG ATGCTGTGAAGAAGCCATGGGAGCGATCCAATTCTGCAGAAAAGTCCTCATTGGTGTCCAG AGTGAGACCCATTGGCAGCACTAGTGAATCAGACACAGAGTTTGACAGAATGAAACAG GAAATTTTGGATGAAGTTGTTCGTGAGTTGCATAAGGTGAAAGACGAAATCATTTATG CTATAAGACAAGAAATCAGCAGAATCAGTACATCATAA